One genomic segment of Kordiimonas sp. SCSIO 12603 includes these proteins:
- a CDS encoding adenylosuccinate synthase, with the protein MGNVVVVGTQWGDEGKGKIVDWLCERAEVVARFQGGHNAGHTLVIDGNVYKLSLLPSGIVRGGKVSVIGNGVVVDPWALLKEIDTLRGQGVEINPKTLQIAANATLIMPYHRELDALREDATKGVKIGTTRRGIGPAYEDKVGRRALRICDLQSRELVEARLEVALTHHNALRKGLGHDAIDAKEITDDLMKIAGEILPYMNNVWRTLEDAEKEGKRILFEGAQGTLLDIDHGTYPFVTSSNTIAGQAAGGTGLGPDSLDYVLGITKAYTTRVGSGPFPTEQENEIGQFLGEKGHEFGTVTGRSRRCGWFDAVLVRQSLAVGGVTGIALTKLDVLDGLEELKVCVGYKHNGEVIDYLPYGMEDQANIEPVYETLEGWNETTFGARSWADLPAKAVKYIRRIEELIGVPVALLSTSPERDDTILVKDPFK; encoded by the coding sequence ATGGGCAACGTTGTTGTAGTCGGTACCCAATGGGGCGACGAAGGCAAGGGCAAAATTGTTGATTGGCTCTGTGAGCGTGCAGAAGTAGTAGCACGTTTCCAAGGTGGTCATAATGCCGGCCATACTCTTGTGATCGACGGTAATGTTTATAAGCTATCACTACTACCATCAGGTATCGTACGTGGCGGTAAAGTAAGTGTTATTGGTAACGGTGTTGTTGTTGACCCGTGGGCGCTTCTCAAAGAGATCGATACGCTTCGTGGTCAGGGAGTTGAGATTAACCCTAAAACACTTCAGATCGCTGCAAACGCTACGCTGATTATGCCTTATCACCGTGAGCTTGATGCGCTTCGTGAAGACGCAACAAAGGGTGTTAAAATCGGTACAACACGCCGTGGTATTGGCCCAGCTTATGAAGATAAGGTTGGTCGCCGGGCACTTCGTATTTGCGATCTTCAGTCTCGTGAGCTTGTGGAAGCGCGCCTTGAAGTAGCGCTGACGCACCATAATGCTCTTCGCAAAGGTCTTGGCCACGACGCAATCGATGCGAAAGAGATTACTGACGATCTTATGAAGATTGCGGGTGAGATTCTTCCGTACATGAACAATGTATGGCGTACACTTGAAGACGCTGAAAAAGAAGGTAAGCGTATTCTGTTTGAAGGTGCGCAAGGTACACTTCTTGATATTGATCACGGTACATATCCGTTTGTTACATCATCCAACACAATCGCTGGACAGGCGGCTGGCGGTACAGGCCTTGGCCCTGATAGCCTAGATTACGTTCTTGGCATTACTAAAGCCTACACAACACGTGTTGGTTCCGGCCCATTCCCGACAGAGCAGGAAAATGAAATTGGCCAATTCCTTGGTGAAAAAGGCCACGAGTTTGGTACTGTAACAGGTCGTAGCCGTCGCTGTGGTTGGTTTGACGCTGTTCTTGTTCGCCAGAGCCTTGCTGTTGGTGGTGTTACTGGTATCGCGCTTACAAAGCTTGATGTACTGGACGGCCTTGAAGAACTTAAAGTTTGTGTAGGCTACAAGCATAATGGCGAAGTAATTGATTACCTACCGTACGGTATGGAAGATCAGGCGAACATTGAGCCAGTGTATGAAACGCTAGAAGGTTGGAATGAAACAACATTTGGTGCGCGTAGCTGGGCAGACCTTCCTGCAAAAGCAGTGAAGTATATCCGCCGTATTGAAGAGCTTATCGGGGTGCCTGTGGCGTTGCTTTCAACAAGTCCTGAGCGTGATGATACTATACTTGTAAAAGACCCTTTTAAGTAG
- a CDS encoding ATP phosphoribosyltransferase regulatory subunit yields the protein MNGPSKKVAGSAYARQALLPEGFRDQLAPKAEQEATLVRKLVDTFLSHGHDRVSPPVVEYEDSLLVGAGATKGKQMFRLMDPDTQRMMAVRADMTIQMARLAATRLADSPRPLRLAYAGSVLRTKGSQIRPDRQFIQAGVELVGSDAIDAELEVIAISVEALEAVGIADLTLDLTIAPLAAMLCDGFGLELNVKDHVLEALDAKDIGALAELAPEPRAIFEKLLSAAGPAEDAVEVLSALELNGEAGKLVKRLASLVEMLGERLPDMQITADPCETHGFEYKTGIGFALFAKGGSSELGRGGRYQVIHPDGHAEDATGFSVYLDSLMGAVEPLQPVSRVYLPKGTDASEGKKLREEGFRTIQGLTDGSDFEKEAARLGCSHVYAKGAISAI from the coding sequence ATGAATGGGCCTTCAAAGAAAGTGGCGGGAAGTGCATATGCCCGTCAGGCATTGTTGCCAGAAGGGTTTCGTGATCAGCTTGCACCAAAGGCTGAGCAGGAAGCAACACTAGTACGTAAACTTGTGGACACCTTCCTTTCTCATGGTCATGACAGGGTTTCTCCCCCGGTTGTGGAATATGAAGACAGCCTGCTTGTTGGTGCCGGTGCCACTAAAGGCAAGCAAATGTTCCGCCTGATGGATCCGGACACACAGCGTATGATGGCTGTAAGGGCGGATATGACCATTCAGATGGCACGTCTTGCGGCTACTCGTCTTGCCGATAGCCCACGCCCGCTCAGGCTGGCATATGCCGGTAGTGTATTGCGCACTAAAGGCAGCCAGATCAGGCCTGATCGCCAGTTCATTCAGGCTGGTGTGGAGCTTGTCGGCAGCGATGCAATCGATGCGGAACTTGAAGTGATCGCTATTTCTGTTGAGGCTCTTGAGGCGGTGGGAATTGCTGATCTCACGCTTGACCTAACTATTGCACCGCTTGCTGCGATGCTTTGCGACGGTTTTGGACTAGAATTGAATGTAAAAGATCATGTTCTTGAAGCACTTGATGCCAAGGATATTGGGGCGCTGGCGGAATTAGCGCCAGAGCCTCGTGCGATTTTTGAAAAACTGCTTTCGGCAGCAGGACCTGCTGAAGATGCAGTCGAGGTCCTTTCTGCTCTCGAATTGAATGGAGAAGCTGGCAAGCTTGTAAAACGCCTTGCATCACTTGTTGAAATGCTTGGCGAGCGCCTGCCTGATATGCAGATTACGGCCGACCCATGCGAAACCCACGGTTTTGAGTATAAGACGGGAATCGGTTTCGCCTTATTCGCAAAAGGTGGTTCCAGTGAGCTGGGAAGAGGTGGTCGCTACCAGGTTATTCATCCTGATGGGCACGCAGAAGATGCAACAGGTTTTTCTGTGTATCTGGATAGTTTGATGGGTGCAGTTGAGCCATTACAGCCTGTTAGCAGGGTTTACCTTCCAAAAGGAACGGATGCATCTGAGGGCAAGAAATTGCGCGAAGAGGGCTTTAGAACGATTCAGGGCTTGACAGATGGGTCAGATTTCGAGAAAGAAGCGGCTCGGCTAGGGTGTAGCCACGTTTATGCGAAAGGCGCAATCAGCGCTATTTAA
- the serA gene encoding phosphoglycerate dehydrogenase, with the protein MPKVLISDKMSPLAEQTFKERGVEVDFKPGLSKEELIEIIGDYDGLAIRSATKVTPNVLKAAKNLKVIGRAGIGVDNIDVPEATNNGVVVMNTPFGNSITTAEHAISMMMALCRQIPQANASTHEGKWEKSKFMGMELTGKTLGLIGCGNIGSVVADRALGLKMKVIAFDPYLAVERAADLGITKVELDELFERADVISLHTPLTDQTRGVVGKDAFKKMKDGVRIVNCARGGLVDEPALLDALDAGKVAGAALDVFEVEPAKENPLFGHEKVICTPHLGASTSEAQVNVALQIAEQMSDYLLTGGVTNALNMPSITAEEAPKLKPYMALVEQVGAFAGQITETGLKRVVIEYEGHAATLNTNPLSAVMLEGLLSPLMSSVNMVNAPVIAKERNIQITEVKHDRGGDYHTLVRLTVETDRGERTVAGTLFANGAPRLVDVDGVRLEAELAPSMLYIVNDDKPGFIGALGSLLGYNGVNVATFALGRRIEGEEAVALVAVDQPLKDIVLDQLAALAHVRQAKRLNF; encoded by the coding sequence ATGCCTAAGGTACTGATTTCTGACAAAATGAGCCCACTTGCGGAGCAAACATTCAAAGAGCGCGGTGTTGAAGTTGATTTCAAGCCGGGTCTGAGCAAAGAAGAGCTGATTGAAATTATCGGCGATTACGATGGCCTTGCTATCCGTTCCGCCACTAAGGTAACGCCTAATGTATTGAAGGCCGCAAAGAACCTTAAGGTTATTGGCCGAGCTGGTATTGGTGTGGATAACATCGATGTCCCTGAGGCGACAAACAACGGTGTGGTGGTAATGAATACGCCGTTTGGTAACTCTATCACGACAGCAGAACATGCAATCAGTATGATGATGGCGCTTTGCCGCCAAATTCCGCAGGCAAATGCGTCTACTCATGAAGGTAAGTGGGAAAAGTCTAAGTTCATGGGAATGGAACTTACAGGCAAAACACTTGGTCTTATTGGTTGTGGTAATATTGGTTCCGTGGTTGCGGACCGGGCTCTTGGTCTGAAGATGAAGGTTATTGCGTTTGACCCGTATCTGGCGGTGGAGCGTGCAGCTGATCTGGGTATTACAAAAGTCGAACTCGATGAACTGTTTGAGCGCGCGGATGTTATCAGTCTTCACACGCCGCTTACTGATCAGACACGTGGTGTTGTGGGTAAAGACGCTTTCAAGAAGATGAAGGACGGCGTGCGCATTGTAAACTGTGCCCGTGGTGGTCTGGTGGACGAGCCAGCCCTTCTTGATGCTTTGGATGCTGGTAAAGTAGCTGGCGCGGCGCTTGATGTGTTTGAAGTGGAACCTGCTAAAGAAAACCCACTTTTTGGCCATGAAAAGGTTATTTGTACACCGCACCTTGGGGCTTCTACCTCTGAAGCGCAGGTAAATGTGGCACTGCAGATTGCTGAACAGATGTCTGATTACCTTCTGACAGGCGGCGTTACAAACGCACTGAATATGCCGTCTATCACCGCAGAAGAAGCACCGAAGTTGAAGCCTTATATGGCGTTGGTTGAGCAGGTTGGTGCATTTGCTGGCCAGATTACAGAAACAGGTCTCAAGCGTGTGGTTATTGAATATGAAGGCCATGCGGCAACACTTAATACGAACCCATTAAGTGCTGTGATGCTTGAAGGTCTTTTGTCTCCGCTAATGAGCAGCGTGAATATGGTGAACGCACCTGTTATTGCCAAAGAACGTAATATCCAAATCACGGAAGTGAAGCATGACAGGGGAGGGGACTATCACACCCTTGTACGCCTAACCGTTGAAACAGATCGTGGTGAACGTACTGTTGCAGGCACACTGTTTGCGAACGGTGCACCGCGCCTTGTGGATGTGGATGGTGTACGCCTTGAGGCAGAACTTGCGCCTAGCATGCTCTATATCGTGAATGACGATAAACCTGGCTTCATCGGTGCCCTCGGGTCACTTCTTGGTTATAACGGTGTAAACGTAGCGACATTTGCTCTTGGCCGCCGTATTGAAGGCGAAGAGGCGGTCGCATTAGTTGCGGTTGACCAACCACTTAAGGATATAGTGCTTGACCAATTGGCTGCACTTGCGCATGTACGTCAGGCAAAACGCCTTAACTTTTAA
- a CDS encoding phosphoserine transaminase, whose translation MTKPLKAPVRPEFSSGPCAKRPGWTQDVLKNALLGRSHRSKPGKARLAYALEKTREILGVPDDYRIGIMPASDTGAVEAALWSLLGARGVDMLAWESFGKGWITDVSKQLKLDDVRIFEADYGKLPDLGAVDTDRDVVFTWNGTTSGVKVPNADWIKDDREGLTICDATSAAFAMDLPWDKLDVTTYSWQKVLGGEGAHGVLILSPRAVERLESYTPAWPMPKIFRLTKGGKLIEGIFTGATINTPSMLCVEDYIDALEWADGLGGLKGLIARSEANLKAIADWVETSDWAALLAEDAATISNTSVCLKVKDPWLAGLDAEAQAAVPKKLAALLDEEGVAFDIGAYRDAPPGLRIWAGATVDASDLAILTEWLDWAYAEVKASFAE comes from the coding sequence ATGACAAAGCCACTAAAGGCACCCGTGCGTCCGGAGTTTAGCTCTGGTCCGTGCGCTAAACGTCCTGGTTGGACACAGGATGTTCTTAAAAACGCTCTTCTTGGGCGTTCACATCGTTCTAAGCCCGGTAAAGCTCGGCTCGCGTATGCGTTAGAAAAAACTCGTGAAATCCTTGGTGTACCAGATGATTACCGCATTGGCATTATGCCTGCGTCTGATACTGGTGCAGTTGAAGCTGCATTATGGTCGCTTCTCGGTGCACGCGGTGTTGATATGCTCGCGTGGGAAAGCTTTGGTAAGGGCTGGATAACCGATGTTTCCAAGCAGCTTAAGCTTGATGATGTAAGAATTTTTGAAGCCGATTACGGCAAACTCCCTGATCTTGGCGCAGTAGATACTGACCGCGATGTCGTGTTCACATGGAATGGCACAACATCCGGTGTGAAAGTTCCGAATGCTGACTGGATCAAGGATGACCGTGAAGGCCTGACAATTTGTGATGCCACGTCGGCAGCATTCGCCATGGATCTACCGTGGGACAAATTGGATGTAACCACTTATAGCTGGCAGAAAGTGCTGGGCGGTGAGGGTGCACACGGCGTGCTTATTCTCTCCCCGCGTGCTGTTGAACGCCTTGAGAGCTATACACCTGCGTGGCCTATGCCAAAAATTTTCCGCCTTACGAAAGGTGGAAAACTGATTGAAGGTATCTTCACCGGTGCCACAATCAACACACCATCCATGCTGTGTGTGGAAGATTATATTGATGCGCTTGAATGGGCGGATGGTCTTGGTGGTCTTAAAGGTTTGATTGCGCGTTCTGAAGCCAATCTTAAAGCCATTGCAGATTGGGTGGAAACATCTGATTGGGCGGCGCTGCTTGCGGAAGATGCAGCAACGATCTCCAACACCTCAGTTTGCCTGAAGGTTAAAGATCCTTGGCTTGCAGGCCTGGATGCCGAGGCGCAAGCGGCAGTGCCGAAGAAGCTCGCAGCTCTTCTGGATGAAGAAGGTGTGGCTTTTGATATTGGCGCATACCGTGATGCACCTCCGGGCCTGCGTATCTGGGCAGGTGCAACTGTCGATGCTTCCGATCTTGCTATTCTTACCGAGTGGCTCGATTGGGCCTATGCGGAAGTGAAAGCTTCATTTGCCGAATAA
- a CDS encoding EF-hand domain-containing protein — protein MKDLRSFLAVSQNSFGNKGILFLRRITERANNNVNQIKGFKMPRSVTLPVIISTALVITACSSKNERPDKQQHTRNIESRYQEFIQRWDLDTDGLVTCKDTVKKNKALFTQLDLDKNLTVTRREFGEIMFHDKSYRFIPFEQIDNNADGVISKAEFANTPNHIFTRFDKDGNCNVSKQEFAIAAKEIASERRRSKGQGRRPGGKGGGRGKPQGTF, from the coding sequence TTGAAAGATTTAAGAAGTTTTCTTGCAGTTAGTCAAAACAGCTTTGGAAACAAAGGGATTCTATTTCTGCGCCGTATCACTGAACGGGCCAACAATAACGTAAATCAGATTAAAGGCTTCAAGATGCCACGTTCAGTGACTTTACCCGTAATAATCTCCACCGCTCTCGTAATCACCGCCTGTTCAAGCAAAAACGAACGGCCTGACAAACAGCAACACACCAGAAACATTGAAAGCCGGTATCAAGAATTTATACAGCGCTGGGATTTAGACACAGATGGTCTCGTCACCTGCAAAGATACTGTTAAGAAAAACAAAGCTCTATTTACACAGTTGGATTTGGATAAAAACCTGACCGTCACCCGCCGGGAGTTCGGTGAAATCATGTTTCATGATAAAAGCTACCGTTTCATCCCCTTTGAACAAATAGATAACAATGCTGACGGAGTAATCAGCAAAGCGGAATTTGCGAACACCCCAAATCATATCTTCACCCGTTTCGATAAAGACGGAAACTGCAATGTCTCAAAACAAGAGTTCGCCATTGCCGCTAAAGAAATCGCATCAGAGAGACGACGCAGTAAGGGGCAAGGCAGAAGACCTGGAGGAAAAGGCGGTGGCCGCGGCAAGCCTCAAGGCACATTTTAA
- a CDS encoding serine hydrolase, protein MGKIVNHISALALLVGTATSAVSADAITDFDSKFRAAVKKHKVPGAAYAIIKDGKIVKSKGYGRRSLGTQNPVDSNTVFRLASVSKTFAADLTALLVAEGKLSWDDKVSMYVPNFKLKTPGHAEKLTIDHLLSHSTGLTPNAYDNMLEDGWSLQKIIPRFKRLKPICKPGNCYGYQNIVFSFIEPVIEKRTGKPYEALVEERILKPLNMETASLGLQGFLKTSNRAEPHVLTRKGWYRSRVKENYYNVAPAAGVNASITDLAKWVRAHMGSNTDVLSEEVLNMVTAKRIRTKREMNKRVWRPVLEDAHYGYGWRIYQIGGEEIVLHAGGVAGFRSLVGFSKKHGVGHVMLMNAETRSIDQLGAEFWAEFAKDVHRTAQVAANTATAR, encoded by the coding sequence GTGGGGAAAATTGTTAATCATATTTCGGCTTTAGCACTATTGGTGGGAACTGCCACATCGGCGGTATCAGCTGATGCTATTACTGATTTTGATAGTAAATTCCGGGCTGCTGTGAAGAAGCATAAAGTACCGGGGGCTGCTTACGCGATTATTAAAGACGGCAAAATTGTTAAATCCAAGGGTTACGGCAGGCGCAGTCTTGGCACACAAAACCCTGTTGATAGCAATACAGTTTTCCGTCTGGCATCTGTTTCCAAAACCTTTGCTGCGGATTTAACAGCACTTTTGGTAGCGGAAGGCAAACTTTCGTGGGACGATAAAGTTTCCATGTATGTGCCTAACTTCAAGCTCAAGACGCCGGGGCACGCGGAAAAGCTCACGATTGACCACCTGCTGAGCCACAGCACAGGGCTTACGCCTAATGCATATGACAACATGCTAGAGGATGGCTGGTCTCTTCAGAAAATTATTCCGCGCTTTAAAAGGCTGAAACCTATTTGTAAGCCTGGGAACTGTTACGGTTATCAGAATATTGTTTTCAGTTTCATCGAGCCAGTGATTGAGAAGCGAACAGGTAAACCCTATGAAGCGCTTGTTGAGGAACGTATCCTAAAGCCACTTAATATGGAAACTGCTTCTCTTGGCTTGCAAGGCTTCCTTAAAACATCAAACCGGGCGGAGCCACATGTTCTTACACGTAAAGGGTGGTACCGAAGCCGGGTAAAAGAGAATTACTATAATGTGGCACCCGCGGCCGGTGTGAATGCAAGTATCACTGATTTGGCTAAATGGGTTCGGGCACATATGGGCTCAAACACAGATGTGCTTAGTGAAGAAGTTCTGAATATGGTGACAGCTAAGCGCATACGTACCAAACGCGAGATGAACAAACGCGTTTGGCGGCCAGTGCTTGAAGATGCGCATTATGGTTATGGCTGGCGAATTTACCAGATTGGCGGTGAAGAAATTGTTCTTCACGCAGGCGGTGTTGCCGGTTTCCGCAGTCTTGTGGGCTTTTCAAAGAAACACGGTGTAGGCCATGTGATGCTCATGAATGCGGAAACACGCTCAATTGATCAGTTGGGCGCTGAATTCTGGGCAGAGTTTGCAAAAGATGTGCACCGGACAGCACAAGTGGCCGCAAATACAGCCACAGCTAGATAA
- a CDS encoding alpha/beta fold hydrolase: MDLFYRIRGEGEPLLLLHGLFGSADNLGGIARLFEEQYQVISVDMRNHGRSPHDGGMSYSEMAEDVIRVMDKEGISEAYVLGHSMGGKAAMQLALSYPDRVKKLIVGDIAPVKYGAHHDSILKGMQEVAEQSPQSRKGAEEILMAYESEPAVLSFLLTNWRRTEEGTWAWRVNLRAIVDEYHNIAAAMHGGPFEKPVLFMRGGNSEYVQAEHRDAILSLFPQAAVRTIENTGHWLHAEKPDMFARAVIRFLSS, encoded by the coding sequence ATGGATCTTTTCTACAGAATAAGAGGCGAGGGCGAACCATTATTGCTATTGCACGGCTTGTTCGGATCAGCGGATAATCTTGGTGGTATCGCGCGATTATTTGAAGAACAGTACCAAGTTATCTCTGTTGATATGCGCAACCATGGTCGCAGCCCGCACGATGGCGGTATGAGTTATTCTGAAATGGCTGAGGATGTTATCCGTGTGATGGACAAGGAAGGCATCAGTGAAGCTTATGTGCTCGGGCATTCAATGGGCGGCAAAGCCGCTATGCAACTTGCACTTTCCTATCCTGACCGTGTTAAGAAGCTGATTGTGGGTGATATTGCACCAGTAAAATACGGTGCGCATCACGATAGTATCCTCAAAGGTATGCAGGAAGTGGCTGAGCAGAGCCCACAATCTCGCAAAGGTGCTGAAGAAATTTTAATGGCTTATGAAAGTGAGCCTGCGGTTCTTTCATTCCTCCTTACGAATTGGCGCAGAACAGAAGAAGGTACATGGGCATGGCGTGTGAACCTTCGGGCAATTGTTGATGAGTATCATAACATTGCAGCGGCAATGCATGGCGGACCGTTTGAAAAGCCAGTGCTGTTTATGCGCGGTGGAAATTCAGAATATGTGCAGGCGGAACACCGTGATGCAATTTTAAGCTTGTTTCCACAAGCTGCTGTTCGCACAATAGAAAATACAGGACATTGGCTTCATGCAGAAAAGCCGGATATGTTCGCACGTGCTGTTATTAGGTTTTTGAGTAGTTGA
- the thiD gene encoding bifunctional hydroxymethylpyrimidine kinase/phosphomethylpyrimidine kinase — translation MPQNGRVLIIAGSDPSGGAGIQADIKAVTMMGAYAASAITALTVQNTLGVTDVLPIDPDFVKAQIKSVLSDIGADCLKTGMLHDAGLINAVTISLADEAYKGQLVVDPVMVATSGDRLLKAEAVEAMKAELLPRATVVTPNIPEAEVLADMKIGGVDDMRKAAEKILELGARSVCMKGGHLKVDKLTDLLVTADGDEYLAEAEKIDTRHTHGTGCTFASVMAAELSKGEAVEDAFFAAHSFVYDAIKMAPQLGAGHGPLGHAYVRS, via the coding sequence ATGCCGCAAAATGGTCGAGTTTTAATTATTGCGGGTTCGGACCCATCTGGTGGTGCTGGAATTCAGGCAGATATTAAAGCTGTGACCATGATGGGAGCATATGCAGCATCAGCTATTACGGCGCTAACCGTTCAAAATACACTCGGTGTAACGGATGTGTTGCCCATTGATCCCGATTTCGTGAAAGCGCAGATTAAATCTGTACTGTCTGATATTGGCGCAGATTGCCTGAAAACAGGTATGCTTCATGATGCAGGTCTTATTAATGCGGTGACGATCTCTCTTGCTGATGAAGCCTATAAAGGCCAATTGGTGGTGGACCCAGTGATGGTGGCAACATCCGGGGACCGACTTTTAAAGGCTGAAGCAGTTGAAGCAATGAAGGCCGAGCTACTGCCTCGTGCGACGGTAGTAACTCCTAATATCCCTGAAGCAGAAGTGCTGGCGGATATGAAAATCGGTGGTGTTGACGATATGCGTAAAGCCGCCGAAAAAATTCTAGAGCTTGGTGCACGTTCGGTTTGTATGAAAGGTGGGCACCTTAAAGTTGATAAGTTAACCGATTTACTGGTAACTGCAGACGGCGATGAATATTTAGCCGAAGCGGAAAAAATTGATACACGTCATACCCACGGCACGGGCTGTACGTTTGCAAGTGTTATGGCTGCAGAACTTTCAAAAGGTGAAGCCGTAGAGGATGCCTTTTTCGCGGCACATTCCTTTGTTTATGATGCTATTAAAATGGCCCCTCAGTTAGGTGCCGGGCATGGGCCTCTCGGTCATGCCTATGTTCGGAGTTAG
- the glmM gene encoding phosphoglucosamine mutase, whose protein sequence is MSRKYFGTDGIRGTVNQGALTPDMALKIGLAAGRVFRRGDHVHRVVIGKDTRRSGYMLEPALASGFVAAGMDVIMVGPMPTPAVAMLVKSLRADLGVMISASHNPHYDNGIKFFGPDGFKLCDEQELEIESIIDGETNDVLVPAERLGSAQRLEDARGRYVEFAKATVPAGVRFEGLKVVVDCANGAAYKVAPTVLWELGAEVIAMGVRPDGFNINEKCGSTHPEEMCKRVVAEGADLGIALDGDADRLILCDENGEIIDGDQIMALITRNWHKRGILKGSGLVATVMSNLGLERLLESEGLMLARTKVGDRYVVEEMRKSGFNVGGEQSGHVVLSDFCTTGDGLVSALQVMTEIKQSGLKASKACKQFDRVPQLLKNVRYSGGDPLEADNVKASIADAEARLNGSGRLVIRKSGTEPLVRVMAEGDDAQLVEQVVDSICREVEAAV, encoded by the coding sequence ATGAGCCGTAAATATTTTGGTACGGATGGTATTCGAGGAACAGTCAATCAAGGTGCATTAACACCTGATATGGCACTGAAAATTGGTTTGGCGGCGGGCCGGGTTTTCCGCCGCGGTGACCATGTACACCGGGTGGTAATTGGTAAGGATACCCGCCGTTCCGGTTATATGCTCGAACCGGCACTTGCCTCAGGTTTTGTAGCTGCAGGTATGGATGTGATTATGGTTGGCCCAATGCCAACCCCGGCAGTTGCTATGCTGGTGAAGTCTCTGCGGGCTGATCTAGGCGTGATGATCTCAGCGAGCCATAACCCTCATTATGATAATGGTATTAAATTCTTTGGCCCTGACGGCTTCAAGCTGTGTGATGAACAAGAGCTGGAAATCGAAAGCATCATTGACGGCGAAACCAATGATGTATTGGTGCCTGCGGAACGGCTCGGGAGCGCGCAGCGGCTCGAGGATGCTAGAGGTCGTTATGTGGAGTTTGCTAAAGCGACTGTTCCGGCTGGTGTACGTTTTGAAGGACTTAAAGTTGTTGTCGATTGTGCAAATGGTGCGGCCTATAAGGTAGCGCCAACCGTGTTGTGGGAATTGGGCGCAGAAGTTATTGCAATGGGTGTTCGCCCTGACGGTTTTAATATTAATGAAAAGTGTGGCTCTACGCACCCTGAAGAAATGTGTAAACGGGTTGTCGCAGAAGGAGCCGATCTTGGTATTGCTCTGGACGGTGATGCAGACCGTTTGATCCTTTGTGACGAAAATGGCGAGATCATTGATGGTGATCAGATTATGGCACTTATCACCCGTAACTGGCACAAGCGCGGTATTCTGAAAGGAAGTGGGCTTGTTGCTACGGTTATGTCAAACCTTGGTCTTGAACGCCTTCTGGAATCTGAAGGTCTAATGCTGGCGCGTACCAAAGTTGGTGACCGGTATGTTGTCGAAGAAATGCGTAAATCCGGCTTTAATGTTGGCGGTGAACAATCTGGTCATGTGGTGCTCAGTGATTTCTGTACAACGGGCGATGGGCTTGTATCTGCCTTACAGGTAATGACAGAGATCAAACAGTCTGGCCTCAAGGCTTCCAAAGCCTGTAAACAGTTTGATCGAGTGCCTCAGCTTCTAAAGAATGTTCGCTACAGTGGTGGTGATCCACTAGAGGCCGATAATGTGAAAGCAAGTATCGCTGATGCAGAAGCGCGTTTGAACGGTTCTGGACGCCTTGTTATCCGTAAGTCAGGCACGGAACCCCTTGTACGCGTGATGGCAGAAGGTGACGATGCCCAACTTGTAGAGCAGGTTGTTGATAGCATCTGCCGTGAAGTTGAGGCTGCAGTATAA